From Streptomyces zhihengii, the proteins below share one genomic window:
- a CDS encoding carboxylesterase/lipase family protein, translating to MTAFSGEFRTTAGPVRGAVTAPDTVAVLGIPYAAPPFGPDRFRAPRPPLPWSAVRDCTRFGPVAPQSARLPGAPYWSPGDEDVLTLNVWTPARRDSAGGGGALPVLVWIHGGAFTFGSSAQPDFDGTALCRAGLVVVTVNYRVGFEGFGHVPPAGDGDDRHPDNRGLLDQIAALRWVRDNIASFGGDPGNVTVAGQSSGASSVACLTVAEAARGLFRRGIAHSPVNSFSSPALAAETTGRIAASAGVPATAAGLLSASPQALVAASDAVVADFRGDPETEPRHYDPVLYAPVADGRTLAADPLVALAGGAAHPGVGLLVCHTAQEYWLLHAVGSSAEVTTEEGLARFAADLRLPAGLVEEYRELMPGAPVLDVYLALYGDAVFGEYGCRLAEAHAAAGGRAHLSRFTRHRTDAAGGTVRPWHCADVPFAFGTLGQESVRFLVGGGVPDTADHDLSRRMVAAWASYAATGDPGWPPLGPSGEPVRLWTTPDAHEAAPWTDGGTAVRAAWRRAGLPLLEP from the coding sequence GTGACCGCATTCTCCGGGGAGTTCCGCACGACCGCCGGTCCGGTGCGGGGCGCCGTGACGGCCCCGGACACCGTGGCCGTGCTGGGCATCCCGTACGCGGCGCCGCCCTTCGGGCCCGACCGCTTCCGGGCGCCGCGCCCGCCGCTCCCCTGGTCCGCCGTGCGCGACTGCACCCGGTTCGGTCCGGTGGCACCGCAGTCCGCGCGGCTGCCGGGGGCGCCGTACTGGTCGCCCGGCGACGAGGACGTGCTGACCCTCAACGTCTGGACGCCCGCACGGCGCGACAGCGCGGGCGGCGGCGGGGCGCTGCCGGTGCTGGTGTGGATCCACGGGGGCGCGTTCACCTTCGGGTCCTCGGCCCAGCCCGACTTCGACGGCACGGCGCTGTGCCGCGCCGGGCTCGTCGTCGTCACGGTGAACTACCGGGTCGGCTTCGAGGGGTTCGGGCATGTGCCCCCGGCGGGCGACGGGGACGACCGGCACCCCGACAACCGCGGTCTGCTGGACCAGATCGCCGCCCTGCGCTGGGTGCGGGACAACATCGCCTCCTTCGGCGGCGACCCGGGCAACGTCACGGTGGCCGGCCAGTCGTCGGGGGCCTCCTCGGTCGCCTGCCTGACGGTGGCGGAGGCGGCGCGGGGGCTGTTCCGGCGGGGCATCGCGCACAGTCCCGTCAACTCCTTCTCCTCCCCGGCGCTCGCCGCGGAGACGACCGGGCGGATCGCGGCGTCGGCGGGGGTGCCGGCGACGGCGGCGGGGCTGCTGTCCGCATCGCCGCAGGCCCTGGTGGCCGCGTCGGACGCGGTCGTCGCGGACTTCCGTGGTGACCCGGAGACGGAGCCGCGGCACTACGACCCCGTCCTCTACGCGCCCGTCGCCGACGGGCGCACCCTCGCCGCCGACCCGCTCGTCGCACTGGCCGGGGGTGCCGCGCACCCGGGCGTGGGGCTGCTGGTCTGCCACACCGCGCAGGAGTACTGGCTGCTGCACGCGGTCGGCAGCAGTGCCGAGGTCACCACCGAGGAGGGGCTCGCACGGTTCGCGGCGGACCTCCGGCTGCCGGCCGGACTGGTGGAGGAGTACCGGGAGCTGATGCCCGGGGCGCCGGTGCTCGACGTGTATCTCGCCCTCTACGGCGACGCGGTGTTCGGCGAGTACGGCTGCCGGCTCGCCGAGGCCCATGCGGCCGCGGGCGGCCGGGCGCACCTGTCCCGCTTCACCCGGCACCGGACGGACGCCGCGGGCGGCACCGTCCGGCCCTGGCACTGCGCCGACGTGCCGTTCGCGTTCGGCACCCTCGGGCAGGAGAGCGTGCGTTTCCTCGTCGGCGGCGGCGTCCCGGACACGGCCGACCACGACCTGTCCCGCCGGATGGTGGCCGCCTGGGCGTCCTACGCGGCGACCGGCGACCCGGGCTGGCCGCCGCTCGGCCCGTCCGGGGAGCCGGTGCGGCTGTGGACGACACCGGACGCGCACGAGGCGGCCCCCTGGACGGACGGGGGCACGGCGGTGCGGGCGGCCTGGCGCAGGGCCGGTCTGCCGCTGCTGGAACCGTGA
- the uraH gene encoding hydroxyisourate hydrolase, with the protein MSTETTASVSTHILDTSAGRPAEGVAISLSARGGPAAEWRPLGGSATDADGRCKDLPALPEGTTRVRLDFETEAYFTKKQDAEAQQDAPANRDSGVFFPEVAITFAVVPGEHYHVPLLLNPFGYSVYRGS; encoded by the coding sequence ATGAGTACCGAAACCACCGCATCGGTGTCCACGCACATCCTGGACACCAGCGCCGGACGCCCCGCGGAAGGCGTCGCGATCTCGCTGTCGGCCCGTGGGGGGCCGGCGGCCGAGTGGCGGCCGCTCGGCGGCTCGGCCACCGACGCGGACGGACGGTGCAAGGACCTCCCGGCTCTGCCGGAGGGAACGACCCGGGTACGTCTCGACTTCGAGACCGAGGCGTACTTCACGAAGAAGCAAGACGCCGAGGCGCAGCAGGACGCCCCCGCGAATCGGGACAGCGGCGTGTTCTTCCCGGAGGTGGCGATCACGTTCGCCGTCGTGCCGGGCGAGCACTACCACGTACCGCTGCTGCTCAACCCGTTCGGCTACTCCGTATACCGAGGGAGCTAG
- a CDS encoding nucleobase:cation symporter-2 family protein yields the protein MFTSGLQHVAAMYAGVVAPPLIVGAAVGLSAKELTFLTGASLFTAGLATFLQTLGIWKIGARLPFVNGVTFAGVAPMLAIVDTTADKDDALPIIFGAIIVAGVLGFLAAPFFSKLVRFFPPVVTGTVITLIGISLLPVAFGWAQGPNPGADDYGSASYLGLAGLTLLVVLALRRFTRGFVKQIAVLIGLVIGTLIAIPFGLTDFGPVADADVIGFPTPFHFGAPQFALAAIVSMCVVMVVSMTESTADMLALGEIVERPADEKTIAAGLRADTLGSALSPLFNGFMCSAFAQNVGLVAMTRIRSRFVVACGGGFLVLMGLCPMAAALIAVVPRPVLGGAGVVLFGSVAASGIQTLVKAGLEKDNNVLILAVSLAVGIIPISAPEFYHAFPETAKIILDSGISTGCVAAVILNLLFNHLGKRRDADEVTAPMEPGGEISAQRTASEPKTEPAR from the coding sequence ATGTTCACCAGCGGCCTGCAGCACGTGGCCGCCATGTACGCGGGCGTGGTGGCCCCGCCGCTCATCGTGGGGGCGGCCGTCGGCCTCTCCGCGAAGGAGCTCACCTTCCTGACCGGCGCCAGCCTCTTCACCGCGGGTCTGGCGACCTTCCTCCAGACGCTGGGCATATGGAAGATAGGCGCCCGGCTGCCGTTCGTGAACGGAGTCACCTTCGCCGGCGTCGCCCCGATGCTGGCCATCGTCGACACCACCGCGGACAAGGACGACGCGCTGCCGATCATCTTCGGCGCGATCATCGTCGCCGGAGTCCTCGGCTTCCTCGCCGCACCCTTCTTCAGCAAACTGGTGCGCTTCTTCCCGCCGGTCGTCACCGGCACCGTCATCACCCTGATCGGCATCTCCCTGCTGCCCGTCGCCTTCGGCTGGGCCCAGGGGCCCAACCCCGGTGCGGACGACTACGGTTCGGCCTCCTACCTCGGCCTGGCCGGCCTCACCCTGCTCGTGGTCCTCGCACTGAGGCGCTTCACCCGCGGGTTCGTCAAGCAGATCGCGGTCCTCATCGGCCTGGTGATCGGCACCCTGATCGCCATCCCCTTCGGGCTCACCGACTTCGGCCCCGTCGCCGACGCCGACGTCATCGGCTTCCCGACGCCGTTCCACTTCGGCGCCCCGCAGTTCGCGCTGGCGGCCATCGTCTCCATGTGCGTCGTCATGGTCGTGTCGATGACGGAGTCCACGGCCGACATGCTCGCCCTCGGCGAGATCGTCGAACGGCCCGCGGACGAGAAGACCATCGCCGCCGGGCTGCGCGCCGACACCCTCGGATCCGCGCTCAGCCCGCTCTTCAACGGCTTCATGTGCAGCGCCTTCGCCCAGAACGTCGGCCTGGTGGCCATGACCCGGATCCGCAGCCGCTTCGTCGTCGCCTGCGGCGGCGGCTTCCTGGTCCTGATGGGCCTGTGTCCGATGGCGGCCGCCCTGATCGCCGTCGTCCCGCGTCCCGTGCTCGGCGGAGCGGGCGTCGTCCTCTTCGGCTCCGTCGCCGCCAGCGGCATCCAGACGCTGGTCAAGGCCGGTCTGGAGAAGGACAACAACGTGCTCATCCTGGCCGTCTCGCTGGCCGTCGGCATCATCCCGATCAGCGCGCCGGAGTTCTACCACGCGTTCCCGGAGACCGCGAAGATCATCCTGGACTCGGGGATCTCCACCGGCTGCGTCGCCGCGGTGATCCTCAACCTGCTCTTCAACCACCTCGGCAAGCGGCGCGACGCGGACGAGGTGACGGCTCCGATGGAGCCGGGAGGGGAGATCTCGGCGCAGCGCACCGCCTCCGAGCCCAAGACGGAGCCCGCCCGCTGA
- a CDS encoding helix-turn-helix domain-containing protein, with translation MSLDHALAQAVKPLVDAMGGTLIEPADAGQDDVVLHWEGEEVLAVRLPQLADSLDHILAALERQHGRPLAELDRRTKQSVVRTLEARGAFSVRHGVETVAGALGVSRFTVYNYLNRENAAKGD, from the coding sequence ATGAGCCTCGACCACGCCCTCGCGCAGGCGGTCAAGCCGCTCGTCGACGCCATGGGCGGCACGCTGATCGAGCCCGCCGACGCGGGGCAGGACGACGTGGTGCTGCACTGGGAGGGCGAGGAGGTCCTCGCCGTGCGGCTGCCGCAGCTCGCGGACTCCCTCGACCACATCCTCGCCGCGCTGGAGCGGCAGCACGGCCGCCCGCTGGCCGAGCTGGACCGCAGGACCAAGCAGTCGGTGGTGCGGACGCTGGAGGCGCGGGGGGCGTTCTCGGTGCGCCACGGCGTGGAGACGGTGGCCGGCGCACTGGGTGTCAGCCGCTTCACCGTGTACAACTACCTGAACAGGGAGAACGCGGCGAAGGGCGACTGA
- the uraD gene encoding 2-oxo-4-hydroxy-4-carboxy-5-ureidoimidazoline decarboxylase encodes MTALENPGLARFNASEDSAADTALREVCASGAWASRILARRPYADTEALFAASDAATAELTAKDLAEAMAGHPPIGRPKPGDPTSSREQSGMAGASEDLKAEMLELNLAYQDTFGHVFLICATGRTGEQMRDALRARIGNSPEQEREIVRTELGKINRIRLTRLVEQEEA; translated from the coding sequence GTGACTGCACTTGAGAACCCGGGCCTCGCCCGGTTCAACGCCTCCGAGGACAGCGCGGCCGACACCGCGCTGCGCGAGGTCTGCGCCAGCGGCGCCTGGGCGAGCAGGATCCTCGCCCGGCGCCCGTACGCCGACACCGAAGCCCTCTTCGCCGCCAGCGACGCCGCCACGGCGGAGCTGACGGCAAAGGACCTGGCCGAGGCGATGGCCGGTCACCCGCCGATCGGCCGGCCCAAGCCGGGCGACCCGACCTCGTCGCGCGAACAGAGCGGCATGGCCGGGGCGTCCGAGGACCTGAAGGCCGAGATGCTCGAACTGAACCTGGCCTACCAGGACACGTTCGGCCATGTCTTCCTGATCTGCGCCACCGGCCGCACCGGTGAGCAGATGCGGGACGCCCTGCGGGCACGGATCGGCAACTCGCCCGAACAGGAGCGGGAGATCGTCCGCACCGAACTGGGCAAGATCAACCGCATCCGTCTGACCCGCCTCGTAGAGCAGGAAGAAGCATGA
- a CDS encoding 8-oxoguanine deaminase, with protein sequence MAPSASPDGATERIVIENCAIATVDAHDTEYASGHVVVAGNRIESVGAGAAPAGLGHVVRRVDGTGHLVTPGLVNTHHHFYQWITRGLATDHNLFDWLVALYPTWARIDEPMVRAAAQGSLAMMARGGVTTAMDHHYVFPKGSGDLSGAIIGAAREMGVRFTLARGSMDRSEKDGGLPPDFAVETLDGALAATEETVKRHHDASFDAMTQVAVAPCSPFSVSTDLLRRGAELARGLGVRLHTHGSETVEEEQFCKELFGMGPTDYFESTGWLGEDVWMAHCVHMNDSDIEAFARTRTGVAHCPSSNARLAAGIARVPDMLKAGVPVGLGVDGTASNESGELHTELRNALLINRLGAHREAALNARQALRLGTYGGAQVLGRADQIGSLEPGKLADLVLWKLDTLAHSSIADPVIALVFGAAAPVTLSLVDGRPVVEANHLTTVDEDAVARSTRDEARRLARIAAQG encoded by the coding sequence ATGGCACCTTCGGCATCCCCCGACGGCGCGACCGAGCGCATCGTCATCGAGAACTGCGCGATCGCCACCGTCGACGCCCACGACACCGAGTACGCCTCGGGCCATGTCGTCGTCGCCGGCAACCGGATCGAATCCGTCGGCGCGGGCGCGGCCCCCGCCGGGCTCGGACACGTCGTGCGCCGCGTCGACGGCACCGGCCACCTCGTCACCCCGGGCCTGGTCAACACCCACCACCACTTCTACCAGTGGATCACCCGCGGTCTCGCCACCGACCACAACCTCTTCGACTGGCTGGTGGCGCTCTACCCGACCTGGGCGCGGATCGACGAGCCGATGGTGCGGGCCGCCGCGCAGGGCTCCCTCGCCATGATGGCCCGCGGCGGCGTCACCACCGCCATGGACCACCACTACGTCTTCCCGAAGGGCTCGGGCGACCTCTCCGGCGCCATCATCGGCGCCGCCCGCGAGATGGGCGTACGGTTCACGCTCGCCCGCGGCTCCATGGACCGCAGCGAGAAGGACGGCGGACTGCCGCCGGACTTCGCCGTGGAGACCCTCGACGGCGCGCTGGCCGCCACCGAGGAGACCGTCAAGCGCCACCACGACGCCTCCTTCGACGCGATGACCCAGGTCGCCGTCGCCCCGTGCTCCCCCTTCTCCGTCTCCACCGACCTGCTGCGCCGGGGCGCCGAACTCGCCCGCGGGCTCGGGGTGCGCCTGCACACCCACGGCTCGGAGACCGTCGAGGAGGAGCAGTTCTGCAAGGAACTCTTCGGCATGGGACCCACCGACTACTTCGAGTCCACCGGCTGGCTCGGCGAGGACGTGTGGATGGCGCACTGCGTCCACATGAACGACTCCGACATCGAGGCGTTCGCCCGCACCCGCACCGGCGTCGCCCACTGCCCCTCCTCCAACGCCCGCCTCGCCGCCGGCATCGCCCGCGTCCCGGACATGCTGAAGGCGGGCGTCCCGGTCGGCCTCGGCGTCGACGGCACCGCCTCCAACGAGTCGGGCGAACTCCACACCGAGCTGCGCAACGCCCTGCTGATCAACCGCCTCGGCGCCCACCGCGAGGCCGCTCTGAACGCACGTCAGGCGCTGCGCCTCGGCACCTACGGCGGCGCCCAGGTCCTCGGCCGGGCCGACCAGATCGGTTCCCTGGAGCCGGGCAAGCTCGCCGACCTGGTGCTGTGGAAGCTGGACACCCTCGCCCACTCCTCCATCGCCGACCCGGTGATCGCGCTCGTCTTCGGCGCCGCCGCACCGGTGACCCTCTCGCTCGTCGACGGCAGGCCCGTCGTCGAGGCGAACCACCTCACGACGGTGGACGAGGACGCCGTCGCCCGCTCCACGCGGGACGAGGCACGCCGCCTGGCGCGCATCGCCGCGCAGGGCTGA
- a CDS encoding nucleobase:cation symporter-2 family protein, whose amino-acid sequence MAQPPTGPAHPAPDTLLTSDVHPVDEKLPLARLVPAALQHIAAMYAGVVTPPLIIGQAVGLDAAGMTRLIAASLLIAGLATILQTVGVANIAGNRLPFVNAASSAGIAPMLAIAETSAPGRQLPAIYGAVMVAGVFCLLVGPFFGRLLRFFPPLVTGVVITLIGVTLMPVPVAWARGGDATAADFGATKYLALAGFTLLVILLFQRFGRGFVRQVALLLGLFIGTLAAIPFGMADFSALREAPVAALPSPFAFGAPEFQPAAILSLCIVMLVLMTESSAGMLALGEICERRSDGRTITRGLRTDGIATLLGPVFGGFPTSAFAQNVGVVSLTRVRSRYVVAVAGAALLVLGAFPVLGAVVSLVPMPVLGGAGIVLFGSIAVSGIRTLSEAGLDDSSNIILVAVALGAGIIPLAAPTFYAGFPAWAQTVLGSGISAGALVAVALNLFFHHLGTRSHPAVALKSS is encoded by the coding sequence ATGGCACAGCCCCCCACGGGGCCGGCTCACCCGGCACCGGACACGCTCCTCACCTCCGACGTCCACCCGGTGGACGAGAAGCTCCCCCTCGCGCGGCTCGTTCCCGCCGCGCTCCAGCACATCGCCGCCATGTACGCGGGCGTTGTCACCCCTCCGCTGATCATCGGCCAGGCCGTCGGGCTCGACGCCGCCGGCATGACCCGGCTGATCGCGGCAAGCCTGCTGATCGCCGGTCTCGCCACCATCCTCCAGACCGTCGGCGTCGCGAACATCGCCGGCAACCGGCTCCCGTTCGTCAACGCCGCGTCCTCGGCGGGCATCGCGCCGATGCTCGCCATCGCCGAGACCAGCGCCCCCGGACGCCAACTCCCCGCCATCTACGGCGCGGTGATGGTCGCCGGTGTGTTCTGCCTCCTCGTCGGGCCGTTCTTCGGGCGGCTGCTGCGCTTCTTCCCTCCACTCGTCACCGGCGTCGTCATCACCCTCATCGGCGTCACCCTGATGCCGGTACCCGTCGCCTGGGCGCGCGGCGGCGACGCGACGGCCGCGGACTTCGGCGCGACGAAGTACCTGGCACTGGCCGGCTTCACCCTCCTCGTGATCCTGCTCTTCCAGCGCTTCGGCCGCGGTTTCGTCCGCCAGGTCGCCCTGCTGCTCGGCCTGTTCATCGGCACCCTCGCCGCCATCCCCTTCGGCATGGCCGACTTCTCCGCACTGCGCGAGGCCCCGGTGGCCGCGCTGCCTAGCCCCTTCGCCTTCGGCGCACCCGAGTTCCAGCCCGCCGCCATCCTCTCCCTGTGCATCGTGATGCTGGTGCTGATGACCGAGTCCAGCGCCGGGATGCTCGCACTGGGCGAGATCTGCGAGCGCCGCAGCGACGGACGCACCATCACCCGGGGACTGCGCACCGACGGGATCGCCACCCTCCTCGGCCCCGTCTTCGGCGGCTTCCCCACCTCCGCCTTCGCGCAGAACGTCGGCGTCGTCTCCCTCACCCGGGTCCGCAGCCGCTACGTCGTCGCCGTGGCCGGCGCCGCCCTGCTCGTCCTCGGCGCCTTCCCCGTCCTCGGCGCGGTCGTCTCCCTCGTGCCGATGCCGGTCCTCGGCGGCGCCGGCATCGTCCTGTTCGGCTCCATCGCCGTCAGCGGCATCCGCACCCTCTCCGAGGCGGGACTCGACGACAGCTCCAACATCATCCTGGTCGCCGTGGCCCTCGGCGCGGGCATCATCCCCCTCGCCGCGCCCACCTTCTACGCGGGATTCCCCGCCTGGGCGCAGACCGTCCTCGGCTCCGGGATCAGCGCCGGAGCGCTCGTCGCCGTCGCTCTCAACCTGTTCTTCCACCATCTCGGCACCCGCAGCCACCCGGCTGTGGCACTCAAATCCTCCTAG
- a CDS encoding 3'-5' exonuclease — MARHTPPKPSLYISVDVEADGPVPGPYAMLSLGAAVAGRQDADGYTPADPAADTFYRELRPIGTDFDPEALAVSGLDRERLLRDGAEPARAMAEFTDWVREVARAAGAQPVMCGYPASYDWTFLYWYLIRFTGASPFGHSGCMDMKTLYAVKAGLPLRAVSKRTMPRELLPARPHTHHALDDAVEQAELFSNLMAWDPSASTGR, encoded by the coding sequence ATGGCACGACACACGCCGCCGAAGCCCAGCCTCTACATCTCCGTCGACGTCGAGGCCGACGGCCCCGTCCCCGGCCCCTACGCGATGCTCAGCCTCGGCGCCGCCGTCGCCGGGCGGCAGGACGCCGACGGATACACGCCCGCCGACCCCGCGGCCGACACCTTCTACCGGGAACTGCGCCCGATCGGGACCGACTTCGACCCCGAGGCGCTCGCGGTGAGCGGCCTCGACCGGGAACGGCTGCTGCGGGACGGCGCCGAACCGGCGCGCGCCATGGCGGAGTTCACGGACTGGGTGCGCGAGGTGGCGCGGGCCGCCGGCGCGCAGCCGGTGATGTGCGGGTACCCGGCCTCGTACGACTGGACGTTCCTGTACTGGTACCTGATCCGGTTCACCGGGGCGAGCCCCTTCGGGCACTCCGGCTGCATGGACATGAAGACGCTGTACGCCGTGAAGGCCGGGCTCCCGCTGCGCGCGGTCTCCAAGCGGACCATGCCGCGCGAGCTGCTGCCCGCCCGGCCGCACACCCATCACGCCCTGGACGACGCCGTCGAGCAGGCCGAACTCTTCAGCAACCTGATGGCCTGGGACCCGTCCGCGTCCACCGGCCGCTGA
- a CDS encoding thiamine-binding protein: MRLRVEFTTEPFDLDEPPAHALAARDVVEGAGLDKVDVGPFGNTAEGGTDEVLDAVGALLREALHNGATRVSLQVNVVGAADADGAAEGEG; the protein is encoded by the coding sequence GTGCGACTGAGAGTGGAGTTCACGACCGAACCCTTCGACCTGGACGAACCGCCGGCGCACGCCCTCGCCGCGCGGGACGTCGTCGAGGGGGCGGGGCTGGACAAGGTGGACGTCGGTCCGTTCGGGAACACGGCGGAGGGCGGGACGGACGAGGTGCTCGACGCCGTCGGCGCCCTGCTGCGCGAGGCGCTGCACAACGGGGCGACCCGGGTGTCCCTCCAGGTCAACGTGGTCGGTGCGGCGGACGCCGACGGCGCCGCGGAGGGCGAGGGATGA
- the pucL gene encoding factor-independent urate hydroxylase, whose protein sequence is MPTILGQNQYGKAENRVVKITRDGDTHHIKDLNVSVALSGDMEDVHYSGSNANVLPTDTTKNTVYAFAKEYGIESAEQFGIHLARHFVTSQEPIHRARIRIEEYAWERIETSDGNSKFIGADEVKHSFVRQGQEVRTTEITYDGESWQVISGLKDLVVMNSTNSEFWGYVKDKYTTLKEAYDRILATQVAAQWRYNWTSDEERMPHWEKSYAQARKHMLQAFAETYSLSLQQTLYQMGSRIINSRSEIDEIRFSLPNKHHFLVDLEPFGLKNDNEVYFAADRPYGLIEATVLRDGVEPRIPVDMTNL, encoded by the coding sequence ATGCCCACGATTCTGGGACAGAACCAGTACGGCAAGGCAGAGAACCGCGTCGTCAAGATCACGCGGGACGGGGACACCCACCACATCAAGGACCTGAACGTCTCCGTCGCCCTCTCCGGCGACATGGAGGACGTCCACTACTCCGGCTCGAACGCCAACGTCCTGCCGACCGACACCACCAAGAACACGGTGTACGCGTTCGCCAAGGAGTACGGCATAGAGTCCGCCGAGCAGTTCGGCATCCACCTCGCCCGCCACTTCGTGACGAGCCAGGAGCCGATCCACCGGGCACGCATCCGCATCGAGGAGTACGCCTGGGAGCGCATCGAGACCTCCGACGGCAACTCCAAGTTCATCGGCGCCGACGAGGTCAAGCACTCCTTCGTCCGCCAGGGCCAGGAGGTGCGCACCACCGAGATCACCTACGACGGCGAGTCGTGGCAGGTCATCTCCGGCCTCAAGGACCTGGTCGTGATGAACTCGACCAACTCCGAGTTCTGGGGCTACGTCAAGGACAAGTACACGACGCTCAAGGAGGCGTACGACCGCATCCTCGCCACCCAGGTGGCCGCCCAGTGGCGGTACAACTGGACCTCGGACGAGGAGCGCATGCCCCACTGGGAGAAGTCGTACGCCCAGGCCAGGAAGCACATGCTCCAGGCCTTCGCGGAGACGTACTCGCTGTCGCTCCAGCAGACCCTCTACCAGATGGGTTCGCGGATCATCAACAGCCGCAGCGAGATCGACGAGATCCGCTTCTCGCTCCCCAACAAGCACCACTTCCTGGTGGACCTCGAACCCTTCGGGCTCAAGAACGACAACGAGGTCTACTTCGCGGCGGACCGTCCCTACGGTCTGATCGAGGCCACCGTGCTCCGGGACGGCGTCGAACCGCGGATCCCGGTCGACATGACCAACCTCTGA